Proteins co-encoded in one Asticcacaulis sp. AND118 genomic window:
- a CDS encoding carboxymuconolactone decarboxylase family protein — MTKSYPDITKRLSANIKTLRKDIPETMAGFSALAKAASADGVLDKKTKEFIALAIGVATRCDGCIGYHTEALVRMGATKQEVEEVLGMAIYMGGGPSLMYAADALMAFEQYAADAQT, encoded by the coding sequence ATGACCAAGTCCTATCCTGACATCACCAAGCGTCTGTCGGCCAATATCAAGACCCTGCGCAAGGACATCCCTGAGACCATGGCGGGCTTTTCCGCCCTGGCCAAGGCGGCCTCGGCCGACGGCGTTCTGGACAAGAAGACGAAGGAGTTCATCGCTCTGGCGATCGGCGTGGCGACACGCTGCGACGGATGTATCGGCTACCACACCGAAGCTTTGGTCCGCATGGGCGCCACGAAACAGGAGGTCGAGGAGGTGCTGGGCATGGCCATCTATATGGGCGGCGGGCCATCCCTGATGTACGCTGCCGATGCCCTTATGGCCTTTGAGCAGTATGCTGCTGACGCACAAACCTGA
- a CDS encoding rhodanese-like domain-containing protein produces MFGLFKAKDPVVNLTPQEVAERLKTNEILLVDVREPSEFAAEHIKGAVNVPLSRLSAEALPETKGRTLVMQCLAGGRSSQGVNTCRGFGLGVDHHMQGGLNAWKAAGLPTVR; encoded by the coding sequence ATGTTCGGACTGTTCAAAGCCAAAGACCCCGTTGTTAACCTGACGCCGCAAGAGGTGGCGGAGCGCCTGAAAACGAACGAAATCCTGTTGGTTGACGTGCGTGAACCCTCTGAGTTTGCGGCAGAGCACATCAAGGGCGCGGTCAATGTTCCGCTGTCGCGCCTCAGCGCCGAGGCCCTGCCAGAGACAAAAGGCCGCACGCTCGTGATGCAATGCCTGGCGGGTGGTCGCTCCTCGCAGGGCGTAAATACCTGTCGGGGCTTTGGCCTGGGTGTTGATCACCACATGCAGGGCGGCCTCAACGCCTGGAAGGCCGCTGGCCTGCCGACGGTCCGCTAG
- a CDS encoding NAD(P)/FAD-dependent oxidoreductase yields MSRPHIVILGAGLGGTIAAYEISDAVGKQADISVVNKGHTFHFVPSNPWVAVKWRSREAIEVDLRPVFERKKIRLYEMGARAFDPKTSQVTLMNGDVLSYDYLVIATGPELAFDEIEGFGPEHFTQSVCHVDHALKASDAFEAFALDPKPIVVGAVQGASCFGPAYEFAMILDTELRKRKVRDRVPMTFVTSEPYIGHLGLDGVGDTKGMLESEMRNRHIKWITNAKIAKVTEGMMHVDEVNDDGSPKAHHEVPFGYSMLLPAFRGVEAVRGHEGLNNPRGFILIDKHQRNPTYPNIFALGVCVAIAPDYKTAVPVGVPKTGFMIESMVTAIAHNFKEILAGKVPTHEATWNAICLADFGDGGVAFFAQPQIPPRNINWSASGKWVHLAKVGFEKYFIGKVKSGKSEPFYEKLALDLIGAHKIK; encoded by the coding sequence ATGTCCAGACCACATATTGTTATTCTTGGCGCAGGCTTAGGTGGCACCATCGCCGCCTATGAGATTTCGGATGCGGTCGGCAAACAGGCCGATATCAGCGTTGTCAACAAGGGCCACACCTTCCACTTCGTGCCCTCCAACCCCTGGGTCGCCGTCAAGTGGCGATCGCGTGAAGCGATTGAGGTTGATCTGCGTCCGGTCTTCGAGCGCAAGAAGATCCGTCTTTATGAGATGGGTGCCAGGGCCTTCGACCCGAAGACCAGTCAGGTCACGCTGATGAACGGCGACGTCCTGTCCTACGACTATCTGGTCATTGCAACGGGCCCAGAGCTGGCCTTCGACGAGATCGAAGGCTTTGGCCCAGAGCATTTCACCCAATCGGTCTGCCATGTCGATCATGCGCTTAAGGCGTCGGACGCCTTTGAGGCCTTTGCCCTAGACCCCAAGCCCATTGTCGTGGGCGCGGTACAAGGGGCTTCGTGCTTTGGGCCCGCTTATGAGTTCGCCATGATTCTCGATACCGAACTGCGTAAGCGCAAGGTCCGTGACCGCGTGCCGATGACCTTTGTGACGTCTGAGCCCTATATCGGTCACCTGGGGCTGGACGGGGTCGGGGACACAAAGGGTATGCTTGAAAGCGAGATGCGCAACCGTCACATCAAGTGGATCACCAATGCAAAGATCGCAAAGGTCACCGAGGGCATGATGCATGTCGATGAGGTCAACGACGACGGCTCGCCCAAAGCCCATCATGAAGTGCCGTTTGGATATTCCATGCTTCTGCCAGCGTTTCGCGGCGTCGAGGCGGTGCGCGGCCACGAGGGACTCAATAATCCGCGCGGTTTTATCCTGATCGATAAGCATCAGCGCAACCCGACCTACCCCAATATCTTCGCGTTGGGCGTCTGTGTCGCCATCGCGCCGGACTACAAGACAGCGGTGCCGGTGGGCGTCCCCAAGACGGGCTTCATGATCGAATCTATGGTCACGGCGATTGCCCACAATTTCAAAGAGATCCTGGCCGGCAAAGTGCCAACGCACGAAGCCACCTGGAACGCCATCTGTCTGGCCGACTTTGGCGATGGCGGCGTGGCCTTTTTTGCCCAGCCACAAATCCCGCCGCGCAACATCAACTGGTCGGCGTCGGGCAAGTGGGTTCATCTGGCCAAGGTCGGATTCGAGAAATACTTCATCGGCAAGGTGAAGTCCGGAAAGTCCGAACCCTTCTATGAAAAACTCGCCCTCGACCTGATCGGCGCGCACAAAATCAAGTAA
- a CDS encoding DUF2892 domain-containing protein → MSVDRMVMAFAGLVVLLSVALSHFVHPAWMWLTVFVGANLLQASVTGFCPAAMIFKAFGAKPGACFK, encoded by the coding sequence ATGTCTGTTGATCGTATGGTGATGGCCTTTGCCGGCCTTGTCGTTCTTCTAAGTGTGGCCTTGAGCCACTTTGTCCATCCGGCCTGGATGTGGCTGACCGTCTTTGTCGGCGCCAACCTGCTTCAGGCCAGCGTCACCGGCTTCTGTCCGGCCGCGATGATCTTCAAAGCCTTTGGTGCTAAGCCCGGAGCCTGCTTCAAATGA